In a genomic window of Tamandua tetradactyla isolate mTamTet1 chromosome 17, mTamTet1.pri, whole genome shotgun sequence:
- the MDH1 gene encoding malate dehydrogenase, cytoplasmic: MSEPIRVLVTGAAGQIAYSLLYSIGNGSVFGKDQSLILVLLDITPMMGVLEGVLMELQDCALPLLKDVIITDKEDVAFKDLDVAILVGSMPRRDGMERKDLLKANVKIFKVQGAALEKYAKKSVKVVVVGNPANTNCLTASKSAPSIPKENFSCLTRLDQNRAKSQIALKLGVTADNVKNVIIWGNHSSTQYPDVNHAKVKLQGKEVGVYEALKDDSWLKGDFITTVQQRGAAVIKARKLSSAMSAAKAICDHVRDIWFGTPEGEFVSMGVISDGNSYGIPDDLLYSFPVVIKNKTWKFVEGLPINDFSREKMDLTAKELAEEKETAFEFLSSA, from the exons TCGGAGCCAATCAGAGTCCTTGTGACTGGAGCAGCTGGTCAAATTGCATATTCACTGCTGTACAGTATTGGAAATGGCTCTGTCTTTGGTAAAGACCAG TCTCTGATTCTTGTGCTGTTGGATATTACCCCCATGATGGGGGTCCTGGAAGGGGTCCTTATGGAACTGCAAGACTGTGCACTTCCTCTCCTGAAAG ACGTCATCATCACAGATAAAGAAGATGTTGCCTTCAAAGACTTGGATGTGGCCATTCTCGTGGGCTCCATGCCAAGAAGAGATGGCATGGAGAGGAAAGACTTACTGAAAGCAAACGTGAAAATCTTCAAAGTCCAAGGTGCAGCCTTGGAAAAATATGCCAAGAAGTCAGTTAAG GTTGTTGTTGTAGGAAATCCAGCCAATACTAACTGCCTGACTGCTTCAAAGTCAGCTCCATCCATTCCCAAGGAGAACTTCAGTTGCTTAACGCGTTTGGATCAAAACCGAGCTAAATCTCAA ATTGCTCTTAAACTTGGAGTGACTGCTGATAATGTAAAGAATGTCATCATCTGGGGAAACCATTCCTCAACTCAGTATCCAGACGTCAACCATGCCAAGGTGAAATTGCAAGGAAAGGAAGTTGGTGTTTATGAAGCTCTGAAAGATGACAGCTGGCTTAAGGGAGACTTCATCACG aCTGTACAGCAGCGTGGCGCCGCCGTTATTAAGGCTCGGAAACTATCCAGTGCAATGTCTGCTGCGAAAGCCATCTGTGACCATGTCAGAGATATCTGGTTTGGAACTCCAGAG GGGGAGTTTGTGTCCATGGGTGTTATCTCTGACGGCAACTCCTATGGCATTCCTGATGATCTGCTGTACTCATTCCCTGTTGTAATCAAG aataAGACCTGGAAGTTTGTTGAGGGACTGCCTATTAATGATTTTTCACGTGAGAAGATGGATCTTACTGCAaaggaactggcagaagaaaaagaaactgcttTTGAATTTCTTAGCTCTGCCTGA